TTTGACTTAAGACTTCTCTTTTTACACAAAAAACATCACATCCTGTCTGATATTTGTAGTAACTTTTTGCTTTTCATGCCTATTGGATTCTTCTGGAATTTTTCGGGCAGCAAAAGGCATTTTGTGGGAGTTTTAGCATTAGTTATTTTTGTATTGCCTTTTTCGTTTTTTATTGAATATTTGCAACAATTTTTACCATCACGCGACCCTTCTATTATTGACGTAATATTCAACACTGCTGGTGCCTTGTCTGGATATATCTTTACTTCAATAATTAGAAAGCTTCCCACAATTAAAATATCTTTTGTCGAAATGTTTTCTTTTTTAATGGCTATTTTGCTTTTATGTGAACCCTTTATAATAAGCCTTGACATCGGTGACTTGAAACATAAGATCAAAACTATTTCTTACACTTTCAATTTCAGCAACATACTTCTTCCTTCTTTCTTTCTGGCCTATGCGTTGCGAAGATACAGCATTTTTTATCTAATAGCATCCTTGTTGACCCTAGAATTTTTGCGGATTTTTATTGTTTCTATTGTTATTGCACCTCTTAAGTTTTTGTTCAGACTTTTCTTTTCAAGCGTTCTTTTTTCTTCCCTTAAAAAGGATAATACAAATTTTGTTTTATTGTCATTTTCAGTCTGCTATTTTTTAGAAGCTTTAAGCCCATTTAAGTTTACTTATTCGCCTAATTTTAATATTTCCGCCTTTATACCTTTTAAGTATT
Above is a window of Thermodesulfatator atlanticus DSM 21156 DNA encoding:
- a CDS encoding VanZ family protein — translated: MKTKNARILLLLSLLIVIYLTLYPFNFANLSHEFDLRLLFLHKKHHILSDICSNFLLFMPIGFFWNFSGSKRHFVGVLALVIFVLPFSFFIEYLQQFLPSRDPSIIDVIFNTAGALSGYIFTSIIRKLPTIKISFVEMFSFLMAILLLCEPFIISLDIGDLKHKIKTISYTFNFSNILLPSFFLAYALRRYSIFYLIASLLTLEFLRIFIVSIVIAPLKFLFRLFFSSVLFSSLKKDNTNFVLLSFSVCYFLEALSPFKFTYSPNFNISAFIPFKYFIDNVSFSAVFILLKQLLCFTFWGLLDGPYIWAAALAFVSEAVQLFVVGRYADTTTILLAIFGVLFGPEFDSSWIHEKAVSIDNKAFADIAQNQA